One segment of Methylocella silvestris BL2 DNA contains the following:
- a CDS encoding patatin-like phospholipase family protein has translation MRAAPKIGIALGAGAARGWAHIGVLLELAEHGIFPDVIAGTSVGAVVGGCYAAGKLENVELFARSLTKKSVFGMMDVSFSGVGLLTGARLRRRLHQALEGQRLEELPKSFAAVATEVGTGHEIWLTKGDAVEAICASYALPGIFEPVRINGRWLFDGALVNPVPVTVCRALGAEIVLAVNLVGDNGYRGSVVSDRLSIEPSLEKLAVAIESEPRRNGLFGALRGTHRRHFGKREDGAPGMGSAMMDAFNIAQGRISRSRLAGDPPDVIINARVSKIGLFDFHRAGELIEIGREAARRAITEIAEHIALTPRSDDAPPLKDD, from the coding sequence ATGCGCGCCGCGCCAAAAATCGGGATCGCGCTCGGAGCCGGCGCCGCGCGCGGCTGGGCCCACATTGGAGTTCTGCTCGAACTTGCCGAGCATGGAATTTTTCCGGACGTCATCGCGGGGACGTCGGTCGGCGCCGTGGTCGGCGGCTGTTACGCCGCCGGCAAGCTCGAGAATGTCGAATTATTCGCGCGCAGTCTGACGAAAAAAAGCGTCTTCGGCATGATGGACGTGTCTTTTTCGGGCGTCGGCCTCCTGACCGGCGCTCGCCTGCGCCGCCGGCTGCATCAAGCGCTCGAAGGCCAGCGGCTGGAAGAATTACCAAAGAGCTTCGCCGCAGTGGCGACGGAAGTCGGCACCGGCCATGAGATCTGGCTGACCAAGGGCGACGCTGTCGAGGCGATCTGCGCCTCCTACGCCTTGCCCGGCATTTTCGAACCGGTTCGCATCAACGGACGATGGCTGTTCGACGGGGCGCTGGTTAACCCCGTGCCGGTCACGGTTTGCCGCGCGCTCGGCGCGGAGATCGTGCTGGCCGTCAACCTCGTCGGCGACAATGGCTATCGCGGCTCTGTCGTCAGCGACCGGCTATCAATCGAGCCCTCGCTCGAAAAACTTGCGGTGGCGATCGAAAGCGAGCCGCGCAGGAACGGCCTGTTCGGCGCCCTGCGCGGAACCCACCGCCGGCATTTCGGCAAGCGCGAGGATGGCGCGCCGGGTATGGGCAGCGCGATGATGGACGCCTTCAACATTGCTCAGGGCCGCATTTCGCGCTCGCGGCTCGCGGGCGATCCGCCGGACGTCATCATCAACGCGCGCGTCAGCAAGATCGGGCTGTTTGATTTCCATCGCGCCGGCGAACTCATTGAGATCGGCCGCGAGGCCGCGCGCCGGGCCATCACGGAAATCGCCGAGCATATCGCCCTGACGCCGCGAAGCGACGACGCGCCGCCGCTCAAGGATGACTGA
- the hisI gene encoding phosphoribosyl-AMP cyclohydrolase has product MSDAPAPPDLLSASKRELEEGAAFTPRFGPDGLIICVTRAAEDGEILMVAYMNAEALRLTLTTGEAHYWSRSRQSIWRKGATSGQTQKVREIRADCDQDALLLTIEAGGDGGACHTGRRSCFYRRLSETGDGETVLLFDQA; this is encoded by the coding sequence ATGTCCGACGCCCCTGCCCCGCCAGACCTCCTAAGCGCCTCGAAGCGGGAACTCGAGGAAGGCGCCGCCTTCACGCCGCGCTTCGGACCCGACGGCCTCATCATCTGTGTGACGCGGGCAGCCGAAGACGGCGAGATCCTGATGGTCGCCTATATGAACGCCGAGGCGCTTCGGCTGACGCTCACGACCGGCGAGGCGCATTATTGGTCGCGCTCGCGTCAGTCGATCTGGCGCAAGGGCGCGACATCGGGCCAGACGCAGAAAGTCCGGGAAATCCGCGCCGACTGCGATCAGGACGCCCTGCTGCTGACGATCGAGGCCGGCGGGGATGGCGGCGCGTGCCACACCGGACGGCGCTCCTGCTTCTATCGCCGCCTGTCCGAGACGGGCGATGGCGAGACGGTTCTCCTGTTCGATCAGGCCTGA
- the folE gene encoding GTP cyclohydrolase I FolE — protein sequence MDAVVKSLVERSEPQRDISAREARPTREEAEAAVRVLLRWAGDDPNREGLVDTPARVVKAYGELFSGYGEDATEVLSRVFEEVHGYDDLILVRDIEFSSHCEHHMVPFIGVAHIAYYPSEEGVVGLSKLARLVDVFARRLQTQEALTAQIVGAIDLHLRPRGCAVMIEAEHMCMSMRGVRKHGAQTITTQFTGVFRDDPAEQVRFLTLLRRGK from the coding sequence ATGGATGCCGTGGTTAAGTCCTTGGTTGAACGCTCCGAGCCGCAGCGCGACATTTCAGCGCGGGAGGCCCGGCCGACGCGCGAAGAGGCTGAAGCCGCGGTGCGCGTGTTGCTGCGCTGGGCCGGCGACGACCCCAATCGCGAGGGCCTCGTCGATACGCCCGCCCGCGTCGTCAAAGCCTATGGGGAGCTTTTTTCCGGCTATGGCGAGGACGCGACCGAAGTGCTCTCCCGCGTATTCGAGGAGGTCCACGGCTACGACGACCTGATTCTCGTGCGCGACATCGAGTTTTCGTCGCATTGCGAGCATCACATGGTGCCCTTCATCGGCGTCGCCCATATCGCCTATTATCCGTCCGAAGAGGGCGTCGTCGGCCTTTCGAAGCTGGCCCGTCTCGTCGACGTCTTCGCCCGGCGGCTGCAGACACAGGAGGCTCTGACGGCGCAAATCGTTGGCGCGATCGACCTGCATCTGCGCCCACGCGGTTGCGCCGTGATGATCGAAGCCGAACATATGTGCATGTCAATGCGCGGCGTCCGCAAACACGGGGCGCAGACGATCACGACCCAGTTCACCGGCGTCTTCCGCGACGACCCCGCCGAGCAGGTGCGCTTCCTCACCTTGCTGCGGCGCGGAAAATAG
- a CDS encoding iron-sulfur cluster assembly scaffold protein, which produces MLTEIYNSRILELAGNIPRLGRLAAPDATAKAHSRLCGSTVIVDIVMKNGKIVDFAHDVKACALGQAAASIMARHVIGATAPEIRALRDRMRAMLKENGAPPDGKWAEAAVLEPVRDYKARHASTLLTFDATLDCVNQIEMAQAQQQEG; this is translated from the coding sequence ATGCTGACAGAAATCTACAACAGCCGCATCCTGGAATTGGCGGGAAATATCCCGCGACTGGGCAGGCTGGCTGCGCCTGACGCCACCGCCAAGGCGCATTCGCGCTTATGCGGTTCGACGGTTATCGTCGACATCGTCATGAAAAACGGAAAGATTGTCGATTTCGCCCATGACGTGAAGGCCTGCGCGCTGGGCCAGGCGGCGGCCTCGATTATGGCGCGCCATGTGATTGGCGCAACCGCCCCGGAAATCCGCGCGCTGCGCGACCGGATGCGCGCAATGCTCAAGGAGAATGGCGCGCCGCCGGACGGAAAATGGGCGGAGGCGGCGGTGCTTGAACCCGTCCGCGACTATAAGGCGCGGCACGCTTCCACTTTGCTGACCTTCGACGCGACGCTCGACTGCGTCAATCAGATCGAGATGGCGCAGGCGCAACAGCAGGAGGGATAG
- a CDS encoding MipA/OmpV family protein, which translates to MIKTLALAGLVSATASAGFAADVAPTPPPPASGWTLTVGLGPQVQTSFPGAKSVTVWPTGTLALRRPGEPEPFASPDDGFGLALFDIGWFKAGPVGRVMSSRGLSGGNGAFYGLHDVDWTLELGVYGELWYTEHFRARAEVRQGVNGHDGLDANIALDAIQKYDAFTFAIGPRLQFGDTQYMNAYFSVTPYEAAVNGRVGAYQANGGLASVGGLASVKYDFLPDWSATVFGGYSRLVSSAAASPIPNNLGSLNQYTGGVVIAHSFHLDIPFLP; encoded by the coding sequence ATGATCAAAACTTTGGCTCTCGCTGGACTTGTTTCCGCCACGGCCTCGGCAGGCTTCGCCGCCGACGTCGCGCCGACGCCGCCACCGCCGGCGAGCGGCTGGACCCTGACGGTCGGCCTCGGGCCGCAGGTTCAAACATCCTTTCCCGGCGCGAAGTCGGTGACCGTGTGGCCGACCGGCACGCTGGCCCTTCGCCGCCCCGGCGAACCGGAGCCCTTCGCCTCCCCGGACGACGGCTTCGGCCTCGCGCTGTTCGACATCGGCTGGTTCAAAGCCGGTCCGGTCGGCCGCGTCATGTCCTCACGCGGGCTCAGCGGCGGCAACGGCGCCTTCTATGGCCTCCACGACGTCGATTGGACGCTGGAGCTCGGCGTCTATGGCGAGCTTTGGTACACCGAGCACTTCCGCGCCCGCGCCGAAGTGCGCCAGGGCGTCAATGGCCATGACGGGCTCGACGCCAACATCGCGCTCGACGCCATCCAGAAATACGACGCCTTCACTTTCGCAATCGGTCCGCGCCTGCAATTCGGCGACACCCAATATATGAACGCTTATTTTTCCGTGACGCCCTATGAGGCGGCGGTAAATGGAAGGGTCGGGGCTTATCAGGCGAACGGCGGCCTCGCTTCCGTCGGCGGCCTCGCTTCGGTCAAATATGATTTCCTGCCGGATTGGAGCGCGACCGTGTTCGGGGGCTATAGCCGCCTCGTCTCCAGCGCCGCCGCGAGCCCGATCCCGAATAATCTTGGCTCGTTGAACCAATACACCGGCGGCGTCGTGATTGCGCATTCCTTCCATCTGGACATCCCGTTCCTGCCCTGA
- the rlmB gene encoding 23S rRNA (guanosine(2251)-2'-O)-methyltransferase RlmB: protein MKRDKPMDATGGPSRPARRDKPQGWRAAGPAGPAPRPARAAEPPHKAATPSFRGSSADISVLYGFHAVREALRAGKRKMFDIYATEAAAQKLAPEIAAAGLTARLVAAEDLSRRLGPAAVHQGVMLEARPFEALDISDIAPESGVVLVLDQITDPHNVGAIARTAAAFRVDALVMTERHAPELTGVLAKAASGGLEHVPIIHVVNLARALRALKDQGYLRVGLDSEGESTLTDAPLSRPLALILGGEGKGLRRLTRENCDLVARLDMPGPIKSLNVSNACAVALALVALRLGA, encoded by the coding sequence TTGAAACGCGACAAACCCATGGACGCCACAGGCGGACCGTCCCGCCCAGCCCGGCGCGACAAGCCGCAAGGATGGCGCGCCGCGGGGCCCGCCGGGCCAGCGCCGCGTCCGGCGCGCGCGGCCGAACCGCCGCATAAAGCCGCGACGCCCTCCTTCCGCGGCTCTTCGGCTGATATCTCTGTCCTTTATGGCTTCCATGCAGTGCGCGAGGCCCTGCGCGCCGGAAAACGCAAGATGTTCGACATTTACGCAACCGAGGCGGCCGCGCAAAAACTCGCGCCGGAGATCGCCGCTGCCGGACTGACCGCGCGGCTCGTGGCGGCCGAGGACCTGTCGCGCCGGCTAGGCCCCGCCGCTGTGCATCAGGGCGTCATGCTGGAGGCGCGCCCGTTCGAAGCTCTCGACATTTCCGACATCGCCCCTGAAAGCGGCGTGGTCCTCGTGCTCGACCAGATCACCGATCCGCATAATGTCGGCGCCATCGCGCGGACGGCGGCGGCCTTTCGCGTCGACGCTTTGGTGATGACCGAACGCCATGCGCCCGAATTGACAGGCGTTCTGGCGAAAGCCGCGTCGGGCGGCCTCGAACATGTGCCGATCATCCATGTCGTCAATCTCGCGCGCGCGCTGCGCGCCCTGAAGGATCAGGGCTATCTGCGCGTCGGCCTCGATTCGGAGGGCGAAAGCACCCTGACCGACGCCCCGCTAAGCCGGCCGCTGGCGCTCATCCTTGGCGGAGAGGGCAAGGGACTGCGCCGGCTCACGCGGGAGAATTGCGACCTCGTCGCGCGTCTCGACATGCCGGGACCGATTAAAAGCCTCAACGTCTCCAATGCCTGCGCCGTCGCCCTGGCCCTCGTCGCGCTTCGGCTCGGAGCCTGA
- a CDS encoding polysaccharide biosynthesis tyrosine autokinase — MLQINKRAPLAGQDSQKVIAPLIDALQNAARIIRRQLPIVIVIMICSVALAILYLANTPPKFTAVGSMVIDTRKMQVLSEKQTLMGEAQIDAAQVQTQVELLKSDSVALAVIRQLHLIDDPEFVSPPTESKGGLLSFLFPPKPVTPLTDAEKEQIALGVFRGGLSVTREGLTYVIDIGFTSLQPAKSALIVNTTVDAFVANQMDAKYDATKRAGIWLAERIKELRTQASAAEHAVVEFKKANNIVDTGSGTGGKLINDQQLSEVNSQLILASAATAEARARLERITAVMSQDVPDASVADALKSEVIIKLRQQYLDLAQREAIFSQRYGANHLATVNLRTQMQEIRHSISDEMRKIAESYKSDYEIARTREQSLKDHLSAAVTQSQTSGEAGVQLRELTSNAEAARSLYDNFLQRYMEAMQQQDSAPISETRLISPAMPPLVKSAPKGSMILMLALAGGGLLSFAVAYLREASDGVFRTSDQVEETLRVNCLAIAPALKAAGPRADGEDGDTKTATGQGFLRNVVDAPFSRYAEAVRSVKIAADLNGALKSHKVIGLTSTLPNEGKSTFASNLAHLIADAGGNVVLVDADLRSPSLSRWLAPDAPGLIDVVIGNVSLEKAIIQVSTSRLHFLAAGATSKLPHTNEILASAAMKSLIDSLRTNYDYIIVDLSPVAPIVDVRTTGHVIDTYVYIIEWGKTKIDIVERGLSEAQGVYDRLLGVVLNKVDMAAQSRYQRYHGNHYYRKYYSKYGYLE; from the coding sequence ATGCTTCAGATCAACAAAAGGGCGCCCCTCGCCGGCCAGGACTCCCAAAAAGTCATCGCGCCGCTGATCGACGCCCTGCAGAATGCAGCGCGCATCATCCGCCGGCAGCTGCCGATCGTCATCGTCATCATGATCTGCAGCGTCGCCCTGGCGATCCTCTATCTCGCCAATACGCCGCCGAAATTCACCGCCGTCGGATCGATGGTGATCGACACGCGCAAGATGCAGGTGTTGTCGGAGAAGCAGACCCTGATGGGCGAAGCGCAGATCGACGCCGCCCAGGTCCAGACGCAGGTCGAGCTCCTGAAGTCCGATAGCGTCGCCCTTGCGGTGATTCGTCAGCTGCATCTGATCGACGATCCCGAGTTCGTTTCGCCCCCCACCGAGTCGAAGGGCGGCCTGTTGAGCTTCCTGTTCCCGCCGAAACCGGTCACGCCGCTGACCGACGCCGAAAAGGAGCAAATCGCCCTCGGCGTTTTCAGGGGCGGGCTGAGCGTCACGCGCGAGGGATTGACCTATGTCATCGACATCGGCTTCACCTCGCTGCAGCCGGCGAAATCGGCGCTGATCGTCAACACGACCGTCGACGCCTTCGTCGCCAATCAGATGGACGCCAAATATGACGCCACGAAGCGGGCCGGGATATGGCTCGCCGAGCGCATCAAGGAGCTCCGCACGCAGGCTTCTGCGGCGGAACATGCGGTCGTCGAGTTCAAGAAGGCGAACAATATCGTCGACACGGGCTCTGGGACAGGCGGCAAGCTGATCAACGATCAGCAATTGTCGGAAGTGAACAGCCAGCTCATTCTCGCCAGCGCCGCGACCGCCGAAGCCCGCGCCCGCCTCGAGCGCATCACCGCGGTCATGTCGCAGGACGTTCCCGACGCCTCCGTGGCCGACGCGCTGAAAAGCGAAGTCATCATCAAGCTGCGCCAGCAATATCTCGACCTCGCGCAGCGCGAGGCGATTTTCTCGCAGCGCTACGGCGCGAACCATCTCGCAACGGTCAATCTGCGCACGCAGATGCAGGAGATTCGCCACAGCATCTCCGACGAAATGCGCAAGATCGCGGAGAGCTACAAGAGCGACTACGAGATCGCGCGCACCCGCGAGCAATCGCTTAAGGATCATCTGTCCGCCGCCGTCACCCAGTCGCAGACCTCGGGGGAAGCCGGCGTCCAGCTCCGCGAACTGACCAGCAATGCAGAAGCGGCGCGCTCGCTCTACGACAATTTCCTGCAGCGCTACATGGAGGCCATGCAGCAGCAGGATTCCGCGCCGATCAGCGAGACGCGGCTGATCAGCCCCGCCATGCCGCCACTGGTGAAAAGCGCCCCCAAGGGCTCGATGATCCTGATGCTGGCGCTCGCGGGCGGCGGATTGCTGAGCTTCGCGGTCGCCTATCTCCGCGAAGCGTCCGACGGCGTCTTCCGCACCAGCGACCAGGTCGAAGAAACACTTCGGGTTAATTGTCTGGCCATCGCGCCGGCCCTCAAGGCCGCGGGCCCGCGCGCCGACGGAGAAGACGGCGACACCAAAACCGCGACCGGACAAGGCTTCCTGCGCAATGTCGTGGACGCGCCTTTCTCCCGCTACGCCGAGGCGGTGCGATCCGTTAAAATTGCGGCCGATCTCAATGGCGCGCTGAAATCGCATAAGGTCATCGGCCTGACCTCAACGCTGCCCAATGAAGGCAAATCGACTTTCGCCTCCAATCTGGCTCATTTGATCGCCGACGCCGGCGGCAATGTGGTCCTCGTCGACGCCGATCTGCGCAGCCCGTCGCTGTCGCGGTGGCTGGCCCCGGACGCGCCTGGTCTGATCGACGTCGTCATCGGCAATGTGTCGCTCGAAAAGGCCATCATCCAGGTTTCGACCAGCCGGCTGCATTTCCTTGCGGCCGGAGCCACGTCGAAGCTGCCGCACACCAACGAAATCCTCGCCTCGGCGGCGATGAAGAGCCTGATCGACAGCCTGCGGACGAATTATGATTATATCATCGTCGATCTGTCGCCCGTGGCGCCGATCGTGGACGTCCGCACCACCGGTCATGTCATCGACACCTATGTTTACATCATCGAGTGGGGCAAGACGAAGATCGACATCGTCGAGCGCGGACTGTCCGAAGCTCAGGGTGTGTACGACCGTCTTCTTGGCGTCGTCCTGAACAAGGTCGATATGGCCGCGCAGAGCCGCTACCAGCGCTATCACGGCAATCATTATTATCGGAAATATTACTCGAAATACGGCTATCTCGAATAG
- a CDS encoding acyl-CoA thioesterase — MANESEQSSETHSDAEPGPPDRSPVIRAIAMPADTNPAGDIFGGWLMAQMDLAAGNVAARRARGRCATVTVEGMTFLSPVFVGDEVSLYAWLVSEGRTSMRVKVEAWRRYREEEAVNKVTEALFVFVAIGKDRKPTPLPPRLAAPETK, encoded by the coding sequence ATGGCCAATGAATCCGAACAAAGCTCTGAGACGCATTCCGACGCCGAACCGGGCCCGCCGGATCGGTCTCCGGTGATCCGCGCCATCGCTATGCCGGCCGACACCAATCCCGCCGGCGATATTTTCGGCGGCTGGCTGATGGCGCAGATGGATCTTGCGGCCGGCAACGTCGCGGCGCGGCGCGCGCGCGGGCGCTGCGCAACCGTGACTGTCGAGGGAATGACCTTCTTGAGCCCGGTCTTCGTCGGCGACGAAGTCAGCCTATACGCTTGGCTGGTGAGCGAAGGCCGCACGTCGATGCGCGTCAAGGTGGAGGCGTGGCGGCGCTATCGCGAGGAAGAAGCCGTGAACAAAGTGACCGAAGCCCTGTTCGTCTTCGTCGCCATCGGCAAGGATCGCAAACCGACCCCGCTGCCGCCACGGCTGGCCGCGCCCGAAACGAAGTAA
- a CDS encoding lysozyme inhibitor LprI family protein has translation MRPLIVALSLFAALSGMTARAEDCGAAATQAAINDCANTALKNTDAELNAIYRSLIGRLKNSDDSRQSLIAAQRAWLQFRDGECAFAASSVKDGSIYPTIVANCRNALTADRVKALGVYLNCAEGDMGCPVPPK, from the coding sequence ATGCGCCCTCTCATTGTCGCCCTTTCACTTTTCGCCGCGCTGTCCGGCATGACCGCCAGGGCCGAGGATTGCGGCGCGGCGGCGACCCAGGCCGCGATCAATGATTGCGCCAATACAGCATTGAAAAATACCGACGCCGAACTCAATGCAATCTATCGCAGCCTCATTGGCCGCCTCAAAAACAGCGACGATTCGCGGCAATCCCTGATCGCCGCGCAACGCGCCTGGCTGCAGTTCCGCGACGGCGAATGCGCCTTCGCCGCCAGCTCCGTCAAGGACGGCAGCATCTATCCAACAATCGTCGCGAACTGCCGCAACGCCCTTACCGCAGACCGCGTCAAGGCGCTCGGCGTCTATCTGAACTGCGCGGAGGGCGACATGGGATGTCCGGTACCGCCGAAATGA
- a CDS encoding DUF1491 family protein encodes MRLRADFWVSAYLRRCAHEGAAAVLRRRGAAEAGAIFVKIDRLDGAAALFGPAPQSEMMEANDRLFARLHAAEWIDPAEAELKLARQIKFDPDLWIVETEDRLGRSFLDLVV; translated from the coding sequence ATGAGGCTGCGCGCCGATTTTTGGGTCTCGGCCTATCTGCGGCGCTGCGCGCATGAGGGCGCCGCGGCTGTGTTGCGGCGGCGCGGCGCGGCCGAAGCTGGAGCGATCTTCGTCAAGATCGACCGCCTCGACGGCGCGGCGGCGCTATTCGGGCCGGCTCCCCAGAGCGAAATGATGGAAGCCAACGATCGCTTGTTCGCGCGTCTGCACGCGGCCGAATGGATCGATCCGGCCGAGGCCGAGCTCAAGCTGGCGCGGCAGATCAAATTCGATCCCGACCTCTGGATCGTCGAGACGGAGGACCGTCTCGGGCGCTCTTTCCTCGATCTCGTTGTCTGA
- a CDS encoding M20/M25/M40 family metallo-hydrolase, translating into MAALKTVLDRIDANLEAALARLFKLVSIKSVSTDPAFADDCAAAAQFLSDELASLGFEASVRPTAGHPMVVAHAKAARPDVPHLLFYGHYDVQPPDPLELWESPPFEPKIVEAETGRRIVGRGVADDKGQLMTFIEAVRAFKETGDLPCKITVLLEGEEETGSPSLPVFLAANKGELEADLALVCDTGMWDRRTPAITTMLRGLVTEEVIIRGADRDLHSGIFGSAAVNPIHALARVIAGLHDADGKITLPGFYDAVAELPEEVAEQWRALKFDEAAFLGAVGLSVPAGEKGRSVLEMVWSRPSCDVNGIIGGYTGKGSKTVLPAQASAKFSFRLVGAQDPAKIAESFRAYVRKSLPQDCRVEFIPHGGSKALNLPFSSESLSRASRALQAEWDATPVLAGCGGSIPIVGSFKSDLNMDTLMIGFGLEDDRVHSPNEKYELSSFHKGARSWARVLDALAL; encoded by the coding sequence ATGGCCGCGCTGAAAACCGTCCTCGACCGCATCGACGCCAATCTTGAAGCCGCGCTGGCGCGGCTGTTCAAGCTCGTTTCCATCAAATCCGTGTCGACCGATCCCGCTTTCGCCGATGATTGCGCGGCCGCGGCGCAGTTTTTGTCGGATGAACTGGCTTCGCTCGGTTTCGAGGCCTCGGTGCGCCCGACCGCCGGCCATCCGATGGTCGTCGCCCACGCCAAGGCGGCCCGGCCGGATGTGCCGCATCTGCTCTTTTACGGCCATTATGACGTCCAGCCGCCTGATCCGCTGGAGCTTTGGGAGAGCCCGCCATTCGAGCCGAAGATCGTCGAGGCGGAGACGGGACGGCGCATCGTCGGCCGCGGCGTCGCGGACGACAAGGGCCAGCTGATGACCTTCATCGAGGCTGTTCGCGCCTTCAAGGAGACCGGCGATCTCCCTTGCAAAATCACGGTGCTGCTGGAGGGCGAGGAGGAGACGGGTTCGCCCTCATTGCCGGTTTTTCTCGCCGCCAACAAGGGCGAGCTTGAGGCCGATCTCGCGCTCGTCTGCGACACCGGCATGTGGGATCGGCGCACGCCCGCGATCACCACCATGCTGCGCGGCCTTGTCACGGAGGAAGTGATCATCCGCGGCGCAGACCGCGATCTTCATTCGGGGATTTTCGGTTCGGCGGCGGTCAATCCCATTCACGCGCTGGCGCGCGTCATCGCCGGACTGCATGACGCGGACGGGAAAATTACGCTGCCTGGCTTTTATGACGCCGTCGCGGAATTGCCGGAGGAGGTCGCCGAACAGTGGCGCGCCCTGAAATTCGACGAGGCCGCTTTCCTCGGCGCCGTCGGCCTCTCGGTTCCGGCCGGCGAGAAAGGCCGCAGCGTGCTCGAGATGGTCTGGTCGCGACCGAGCTGCGACGTCAACGGCATTATCGGCGGCTACACCGGCAAGGGCTCGAAGACGGTGTTGCCGGCGCAGGCGAGCGCCAAGTTTTCGTTCCGGCTGGTCGGGGCGCAGGATCCGGCCAAGATCGCCGAGAGCTTTCGCGCCTATGTGCGCAAGAGCCTGCCGCAAGATTGCCGCGTCGAATTCATCCCCCACGGCGGATCGAAGGCGCTGAACCTGCCGTTCAGTTCGGAATCGCTGTCGCGCGCGAGCCGGGCGCTGCAGGCCGAGTGGGACGCGACGCCTGTGCTCGCCGGCTGCGGCGGCTCGATCCCGATCGTCGGCAGTTTCAAGAGCGACCTCAATATGGATACGCTGATGATCGGCTTTGGCCTCGAGGACGATCGCGTCCATTCGCCAAACGAGAAATATGAGCTGAGCTCGTTCCACAAGGGCGCGCGCAGTTGGGCGCGGGTGCTGGACGCCCTAGCGCTGTGA
- a CDS encoding MBL fold metallo-hydrolase, whose protein sequence is MGLDPARDLAAVILTHFHHDHTGGLDHFPHNRIIGPRANYEVSTGLRGKLMGCLPHRWPVWFKPELVATDGPPIGPFPNSRPITRDGRIALVPTPGHVAGHCSVVVRGEDVSYFIAGDAAYSQDNLRAGRTDGVTNDPATALATLRNISAYAAQQPTIVLPAHDPDAVRRLSELEVFN, encoded by the coding sequence ATGGGGCTCGACCCGGCGCGCGATCTCGCCGCGGTGATCCTCACCCACTTCCACCACGACCACACCGGCGGCCTCGATCATTTCCCGCACAACCGGATCATCGGACCTCGCGCCAATTACGAAGTGTCGACCGGCCTCCGGGGCAAATTGATGGGCTGCCTGCCGCACCGCTGGCCAGTGTGGTTCAAGCCGGAACTGGTGGCGACGGACGGTCCGCCGATCGGCCCTTTTCCCAATTCGCGGCCGATCACCCGCGACGGCCGGATCGCGCTTGTGCCAACGCCGGGCCATGTCGCGGGGCATTGCTCGGTCGTGGTTCGAGGGGAAGACGTCTCATACTTCATCGCAGGCGACGCCGCCTATTCGCAGGACAATCTCCGGGCGGGGCGCACGGACGGCGTCACAAACGATCCCGCGACGGCGCTCGCGACGCTGCGCAACATATCGGCCTACGCCGCGCAGCAGCCGACCATCGTCCTGCCCGCCCACGACCCGGACGCGGTTCGCCGCCTCAGCGAGCTGGAGGTCTTCAACTGA
- a CDS encoding TetR/AcrR family transcriptional regulator: MPKISDAKRDARRAQILEAAWTNFQRRGLHATTMDDIIRTSGLSAGAVYSYYPSKEDLIFAAVTSSLSGLRLRLEPILESASQLPPDQFVGKIAEAISAFTARDGYDLKRIALLGWSEAQRNERLRETMQTFYRIFRDRLTEAAENWRQAGVLRERASARDVAKVILAEILGFVVQAAILGEVEPKHLAKGIRALMSAGAIDTS, translated from the coding sequence ATGCCGAAGATTTCAGACGCCAAGCGCGACGCACGCCGAGCGCAGATTCTCGAAGCCGCCTGGACGAATTTCCAGCGGCGCGGCCTGCACGCTACGACGATGGACGACATCATCAGAACGTCGGGACTTTCTGCCGGCGCCGTCTATTCCTACTACCCGAGCAAGGAGGATCTGATCTTTGCCGCCGTGACCTCTTCCCTCAGCGGCCTGCGGCTTCGCCTGGAGCCGATACTGGAATCAGCGTCGCAGCTGCCGCCGGACCAGTTCGTTGGGAAGATCGCGGAGGCAATTTCGGCCTTCACCGCGCGCGACGGATACGACCTGAAGCGGATCGCCTTGCTCGGATGGAGCGAGGCGCAGCGCAACGAGCGGCTGCGCGAGACCATGCAGACATTCTATCGGATCTTCCGGGACCGGCTCACCGAGGCCGCGGAGAACTGGCGACAGGCGGGCGTGCTAAGGGAGCGGGCATCCGCGCGCGACGTCGCAAAGGTCATCCTGGCCGAAATTCTCGGCTTCGTGGTTCAGGCCGCGATCCTCGGCGAGGTCGAACCAAAGCACCTGGCAAAGGGAATCCGGGCTCTCATGTCGGCCGGCGCAATCGATACATCGTGA